CGGGTATGCCGCTTATTAATGACCCAGGGCACCCACTCGTTCAAGCAGTGTTAAAAGCAGGTGTTTCGGTGGTTGCATTACCCGGTGCCAATGCTGCTTTAACAGCTTTAGTAGCCTCAGGTCTACCGGCGGAATGTTTTACGTATTATGGTTTTTTTCCACGTGATACAAAAGGTCAAAAACAAATATTGACCTTAGTTGGTGAACGTTTAGAGACAGCCATTTTTTATGAATCGCCGTATCGGGTATCAAAATCTATGGCGGTGATGAAAAAGCATTTACATCCAGATACCCAAGTTGTGGTGGCACGTGAATTAACAAAGCAATACGAAGAATATCTACGGGGCACATTGGAACAAGTGGATGGGTGGTTAAATGGTCATGAAATAAAGGGTGAATGCGTCCTGTTAATCGAAGGAGGAAAAGCATTGGAATCCAGTAGTGAGAGTGTCATTGACCAGACATTGCCGCTACATGAGCAAGTGACTCAGTATATGCAGGCCTTTCAAGTATCGTCAAAAGAAGCGATTAAGGAAGTAGCAAAAGTCAATCAAGTGCGCAAACAAGTCGTCTATCAAGCGTATCACGAAACGGTTTAGGAGGGGGCGCCGATGTTATATTGGTGGTTAGCCACTATTTTTTTCCTATTGACTATCATCGGTATAAAGATGCCATCGCCTATCGTTCACCCGGTTGTATGCGGTATGTACGGGATAACGAATCTAATTATGGCACTATTTTACACGAGTAATTGGTTGCCTATTTTTATGATGCGTTATTTTTTATATAGCATGAGTGTGTTTTTACTCGTTGTTGTACCCTTTATTTTATTAGCATTGGCGATTTTGATTCTCATGCGTGAAATACGTGGTCAGCAATTGGTTTGGCGTCAATACAGTAATATTGCGTTAGCGATATTAATATTATTATTTTGTGGTTATAGCTTGGGAGATGTGTTGCGGATACGACAAATGCAAATGTCGGTAATGATTAGTTTATACAGTACGATTGCGATATTCTTAAC
The genomic region above belongs to Aerococcaceae bacterium zg-1292 and contains:
- the rsmI gene encoding 16S rRNA (cytidine(1402)-2'-O)-methyltransferase; translated protein: MQQQKSFAANEQGTLYLVPTPIGNLDDMTFRAVAQLNAVQLILAEDTRHTIKLLNHFHIETAMQSFHEHSPATQVDKYVTMLQQGTDIALVSDAGMPLINDPGHPLVQAVLKAGVSVVALPGANAALTALVASGLPAECFTYYGFFPRDTKGQKQILTLVGERLETAIFYESPYRVSKSMAVMKKHLHPDTQVVVARELTKQYEEYLRGTLEQVDGWLNGHEIKGECVLLIEGGKALESSSESVIDQTLPLHEQVTQYMQAFQVSSKEAIKEVAKVNQVRKQVVYQAYHETV